Within Alteromonas sp. LMIT006, the genomic segment ACAAGCGAATATCGACACCAGTGTATGCTTTGCCGATGGTACCAATTTTATCAGCACGAAATGGCAATTGAGCCGTTCCAAATGCTGCGTTTTCGGTCATCCCCCAGCCCTCAGAAATATTCACACCAAGTTTGGCAAACCAGCGAATAGTTGCAGGAGCTAGTGGCGCTGAACCACTGGCCCAAGCGCGAGCCTGGTCAATCCCCAATGCAGAGGTGATTTTCTTGCGGATGACGTTATTCAAAAATGGGATTTTTAATAACAAATCGAGTTTCTTTTGAGGCATTTTTGCTAAGACACCCATTTGGAACTTGGTCCACAGACGCGGCACAGATACAAATAAGGTCGGGCGATGTGCCGCAACATCACGAGTGAAACTGTCTAATGATTCTACAAATGCAATCTGCGCACTGGAGTAGAAACTCGACAATTCAATGATCACGCGTTCTGTAATATGCGCTAAAGGCAAATAACTCATAATTCGGTCATTGTTATCAACAGAGAGCTCATGCAATGAGTTTTGTGCAGCCCAACAAATGGTCGCATAACTGTGCATCACCCCCTTGGGCTGACCGGTACTCCCTGATGTATAAATAATAGTCATCAAATCATCAAGGTCTCGTTTGGGATTATCCGAGATAGCCTCGATATTCAGGTAGTCTGTCCAAGTGTAAGTGCCTTTGAGATCATGATAAGGCAAGATAACTGATGGTACAGAGTCGGGAATATGATTAAAGCTTTGTTCCGCTGCGTCAAACTTGCCAACGAAAACAAGCTTCACATCAGCATGTTGCAAAACATACTCTACTGTTTCTTTACCAGCAGTTGGAAAAATTGGCACAGACACGTGGCCGGCAAGCATTATCCCAAGGTCGATAATGAACCACTCTGCACAGTTTTTGGAAAAAATACAAATACGACTGCCTGGCTCTAGCTCCATCGCACGTAATCTCGCAGCTATTTTTCGGGCTTGTGAGCCTACATCATTCCAAGTGAAGTTTTTTAGCACGCCGTTGATGGGCTGACGTAAGTAAATTTGGTTACCTGCAGTTTGTTCCCAGTGATAGAGCATCTCTAAGGGGGTTTTTAATTCTGTCGTCATAGTGATACCTGTATGGTCTAGTGGCATTCTTATTATTCCTTTAACACATGATTATCTGTGTTCTTGCTCAGACTTTTAATTTTTGTTAATTAGAAACGAAAAAGCCCTAGCTTGCAACTGTAAGAATATACAAAGGGATCGCAACACTAATCAAGTATGACATATCTTCTGCTGTATTTACGAATAGCACTCTAGAAATAGACAATGTAAAATAATTAGACACGTTGCACAAGGTGGTAGCAGTATGCTTCTTCTGACTAGTTTATTGATTGCACATTTCGTCGCAGATTTTTATTTGCAACCTCATGCGTGGGTCATGGATAAAGTGCAATACCGCGAAAAATCTTTTGGCCTGTTTAAACATATTTGCGTTCATATCTTGCTAACTTTTAGCGCTATTATTTTGAGCATTGCGACATTGTCGTGGGAAGTTTGGCTCGGCTTTGCTTTTATTATTTTAAGTCACTATGCCATAGATATCTGGAAGACATATCAATCGTTTCAAATTAAATATTTTCTCATCGACCAAATCGGACATTATGTTGTCATTACCGGAGTAACAATGTGGTGGTTGTCACTCGATAGCCTCACCTTTCATTTTCCTTCTTTCTGGTTTGAAGCGGAAACTTGGCTGGCAATTTTGGCCTCAGTTTTGGGATTCGTATTTCTTTATAAACCAGTTGCTCTGACCCAGATCCTAGTGCTCAATGCGTTAACTTTAGACGATAATCCGAATTATCAGTTTGACACACGGAGTATATTTCGGCGGGGATTGGTATTTGTGTTTTCCATCACCTTATCGGTTTTATTCATCATTGCCGAAACGGTCATTCAGCTTTTAGAAAGCTATTATGAATACAAACAAAAGAATGACGTTACGCTATTACGCAAACGAATAGCAGTCATCGTATTCAACACATTTTGTGTTGCTCTGGCTTATATTTACTTTAAAGAAGTCGCCGTTTAGGCAAATGATTTTATCTCTACAATAACAACAAAGGTTTATTATGAAATTCCGAATTACCACACTGAAGGCAAGTATTTTGTCCTTATATATGTTGACTGGATGTCAGCCTGCTAGCGAGCCTCTAGTTCACAGCCCTGCACAAGACACATCGCCAACAGCTCAAGCAACAACCTCTCAACCGCAATTATTGATCGATGAAGCCCGTTTAAATATATATTACCCTGTTGATCTAATAGCCGATCTAGATCATCTTAGTGACAATCAAAAAGAAATGATTGGTTTGCTCATTGACGCCTCAGAGATCATGGACGATTTATTTTGGCAACAAGCGTTCGGCGAGGATAAAGAGGCATTCTTAGCAAAACTCACCGACCCAAGGGTCAAGCATTTTGCTTCGATCAACTATGGACCTTGGGACAGATTAAACGCAGATAAGCCTTTCCTTGCTGGTTATGAGGCAAAATCTAGTGGCGCTCAATTTTACCCTGCGGATATAACAAAAGACGAGTTACTCAATAGCTCACTTGGTGACAAAACTGGGCTCTATTCTGTCATTGAGCGCGCTGAGAATGGTGAATTAGTTGCTATTCCATATCATCAAAAATACGCAACAAAATTACAACAAGCGGCATCTTTACTGCGCCAAGCCGCTGGTTTAGCTGAAGATCCTGATTTTTCTAACTATTTATTATTGCGCGCCGATGCCTTTCTCTCCAACCAGTATCAACTTTCAGATTTGGCTTGGATGGATGTTAAAAACAATCAAATAGATGTCGTCATTGGCCCGATTGAAACGTATGAGGACCAATTACTCGGTGCACGAACGAGTTTCGAGTCGTACGTTCTGATTAAAGATATGGCGTGGAGTGAGAAACTCGCGCAATTCGCTCAGTATCTCCCAGAGTTACAGCGAGGGTTACCGGTTGCTGAAGCCTACAAAGCTCAAATGCCTGGAACCAATGCAGATTTAAATGCTTATGATGTGATTTATTATGCCGGTCACTCTAATGCTGGGAGTAAAACCATTGCAATTAACCTACCTAACGATGAAGAAGTACAACTGGCTAAGGGCACCCGTAGACTGCAACTAAAAAACGCAATGCGCGCCAAATTTGACCATATTCTATTACCTATTGCTGATGTGTTAATCGTGCCTGAGCAAAGACAACATATCACCTTTAATGCTTTTTTCGCCAATACCATGTTCCACGAAGTCGCTCATGGTTTGGGTATAAAAAACGTGCTGAACTCTGACACTACGGTTCGTGAGGCTTTGCAAGAACACGCCTCGGCTTTGGAAGAAGGCAAAGCTGATATTTTAGGTCTATATATGGTCGAGCAACTTTTAGAACGTGAAGTGATCAGCGAAGGGGTACTTGAGGATTATTATGTCACCTTTATGGCTGGGATTTTTCGTTCTATTCGCTTTGGCGCAAGTTCGGCACATGGCAAAGCCAACATGGTGAGATTTAATTACTTTGCAGAAAAAGGCGCGTTTACTCGTAACGAGCTTGGGCAATACGCTGTGGATATGCCCAAAATGCGCGAAGCCGTAAATACTCTATCGAATCTTATTTTGACATTACAAGGTGATGGAAATTATGCAGGGGTCGCGTCACTGGTCGCAGCCAAAGGAGTAATTGGTACTCAACTCCAAGCCGACCTTAGCCGACTTACTGATGCTAATATTTCTGTCGACATTCACTTTAACCAAGGTAAAGACATCCTAGGTTTAGCCAAGTAAATCGATTTAAAACACTTTATGATTAAAGCCCAATGAGATCAATGTGTCATTGGGCTTTATTTATTAATAAGCGTAAGGGTCGGCCTTTACTCCTCGAGATTTGCGACGTTTATCTGAGAGTGATTTACTCTTGTCGCGCTTGTGAGATTTTGCTGAAAATTCTTGATCTTCGAAACCACCGAAATCCGAATAATCATCATCCATTTGATTGTGTCTTTGTTTTTTGTTCATAACCTTATACTACAAAAAATAATTACTTCCTTCATTGAGCATTATCGTACCTTTTGAGATTTTTTAAATAGGATAAACATCATTTTTTGCTGTAAATGGGTCTAGATGGCAGTGCGTCGGAAGATAGTAATGGTCAGAGTATTTTTGAAGAAATCAGGCAGACAATAGTTCAGTTGCAAAAAAGGGAGACCAAAGTCTCCCTTTCAATTTAATCTTCTTTTTTGAGTTTATCTGCCAAGCCCAAATCAAACGGCGGTTTTGCTGTTTGACGAGTCGCATCCTCAGCCAAATACGTATCCATCCAGCGCATCAAACGCAATGCATAATCGTATTGAGCCGCTGCATGACGGTTTCCATGTCCTTCATTTGGATAAAACACCAAGCGTACTGGGGTATCGGTTCGCACTTTAATTGAGCGATATAATTCCATCGATTGTGATGGGTGCACGCGAGTGTCCTTTTCACCATGCAAAATCAAAATCGGTGTATCGGCTTTGCCAGCATGGAAAATCGGTGAACGCTCTAATAAGTTCATCCAGTTATCTTCCCATGGCCATTTGAGTGAATGCACAAGATGCATTTCATTTGGAATATCAGACGTACCAAATTTCGATACCTGATTTGAAATCCCCACAAACGCCACCGCTGCAGCAAAGTGTTCAGTTAACGCTGTTGCACCCCACATCGAAGCATAGCCACCATATGAGCCGCCCGTGATCCCAACACGATCACGATCAATAATACCAGCTTTGGCAAGGGCGTCCACGCCATCCACTAGGTCATTGAACTCTTTGCCTGCATAGTCATTTTGATGCTGTTTGGCATAAGCCACCCCGCGACCAGTTGAACCGCGATAGTTAGGGTAATACACAGCATAGCCTTTAGCCGCGGCATATTGCCCAGGCATAGAGTACGCCGTCAGCCAACCATCACTATAATGCGCCTCTGGACCTCCGTGAACCATCAAAATTAATGGCCAACCTTTCTCGGGAGCCTCACCTTTAGGCGTGATCAAAAGACCTTCGACTTTTTCACCATCTCTGGCTTCATACATAAACGTCGATTGTGGTGCTAATGCTATGTCGTTTAGCCAAGTATTGTGCTGAGTGACTTTTCTCGCTTTATTGCGGTTTACTGCAAACACAGCTCGAGGATGAGAAGGGCTATCTGCAATGAGTTGTACCGTATCATCACCTACCGCAACACTGCGCACAACGATATCCTCTGGCGTATTAATGGTGCGTTTTACTTTGCCTTTCTTGTCGTATACCGCAACAGAAGATTCCACCCCGCGATGCGCTACAGCAAGAATATCTCGTCCTTTCCATGCGATATCAACGATGTGTTGCAAGGCATCAGCGGTGAGTTGCGTGAGCTCTGCTGAATCAGCTTGCGCCACCATCAACACGCCATCTGATGAATCACTAATGTCTGCGCCGCCGATAATCGCAATGTCTTTATCGTTACTGTGCAGTACAAACTCACCCAGTTTGCCTGGCATATCAATTGTATTGGTGATTTCACCAGAACTGACTTGAATGGTGTGAATATTACGTTCCATCAATGAATCATCGACAAGATTGGTCGGGGCAACGGCCGCTAACACAAATTCCCCGTCGCTTGATACATCGATGTCAGAAACGTGTCCACCACTGAAGATTGAAGTTGCTTCACCACCTTTTATAGAAACAGACCAAAGCTGATTTAAACGAGTGTCTTCTTCATATACTTTTGCATTGAAGCCCTTGTCTTTAAAGTCTTGCGCATCGTCTTTGGCTTTTGCTACAAAAAATAACGTATCATCGACGACCTCATAATCGCCAATTGCCGTTTCAAAACCAAACATTTTGTAAGCTTCACCGCCATTCACTGAAATGGCATACAAAGAAGTATGTTTGTCATCGCCACGTTTAGCGCGGAAATACAGCGTATCACTCGTTTGATTAAAAGATAGACTTGAGATACTTCCCTCGCCGCCGATGAATAAGCGGCTGGTGCCTTTTTCATCAAGAATATACAAATGCGTATCCGCACGACCATCTTTGTTACCCGCTGTCATATCGCGCGGTACAGATAGAGTGTATGCTGATAGTTTGCCGTTTGGTGCAACGGTAATGTTCCCTGCATGTTGTACTTTGGGGAGGTGTTCTATTGTGAAATGGTTATGTTCCCCGTGCTCGTGGGCTATGGCAGACACACTCATTGCAGCAGTTGCTACAAGTAAAGCGCCAAGCTTAGATAAAGTCAAAGGCATAAATGCTCCCTGTCGATTTTGGTTATTGTTTTATGTGTTACGTAAACACGCTAGACAAGGAGCAAAATATCCGATTGAACTGAAAAGCACAAGTCGATAGGCTAACTTACATACATGACGATGAAGTACAAAATAGCGGCCGTTGCCATCATGGATGCAATGATTTTAAAAGCTTCTTTTGGTTGACTCATTTATGTCTCTATTAGATTTGTTTTTGTGACGTCGACTATACGCTTTTAGTCTTATATTTACAAATAATTAACATTAATCTAAAAATAAAAACACATATATAAAAATAATGATTTACTAATGCGCAAATAATATCCCAAATACCACTAAGGTCTACCACCAACACCCTATCCATTATAGACAATAAGCTATAATCTAAGCTAGTGGACGTGAAAAGCGTCTTAAGATACAAATAGGATTTGAAGTAGCAAGTAACCATTCAAGTTCATCGTTTTTTCATAGGATTTGGGATAATAAAATGAGCCAAAATAGTGTTGTTGTATTAAGTGCTGTGCGTTCTGCCATCGGTACATTTAATGGAAGTTTAAAAGGCATTGAGCCAGCTGAGCTAGCAGGCCAAGTCTTAAAGCAAGGTATTGAAAAATCAGGCGTAGATGCCGAGAAATACCAATCAATTGTCGTCGGTAACTGTATTCCGACTGAATCGCGTTTTCCTTATGTGGCACGTGTTGCCTCTATTCAAGCAGGTATGAGCTTAGACTCAACGGCCATGGCATTGAACCGTTTGTGTTCATCAGGTCTGCAAGCTGTAGTTAGCTCTGCACAAGGGATCATGCTTGGCGATCACGAACTAGCAATCGGTGGTGGTGTTGAAAACATGACCCGTGGTGGCTATTTGTCTCCTGCACTACGCAACGGAGCGCGCATGGGCGATACGCAAATGATCGATATGATGGTTGCAGCGCTTACCGACCCGTTCGGTGTTGGCCATATGGGTATCACAGCTGAAAACCTAGCCGACAAATGGGAACTATCTCGTGAAGCACAAGATGCATTCGCAGCAGAGTCTCATAAGCGTGCAGCGGCTGCCGTTGAGGCAGGTTACTTCAAAGACCAAATCGTGCCAGTTGAATTAAAGAGTCGTAAAGGTAGCACCTTCTTTGATACAGATGAGCATATCAAACCAGCAACCACCGCTGAAAGCCTAGCCGGTATGCGTCCAGCATTCAAAAAAGACGGTACCGTAACAGCCGGTAATGCATCGGGTATCAATGACGGTGCGTCGTTCCTAACGCTTGCTTCTGAAAACTATGCTAACCGCAATAACCTACAACCCATGGCACGAATGGTATCCTATGCTGTTGCGGGAGTGCCAAATCACATTATGGGTGAAGGTCCAATCCCTGCTTCTATCGAAGCATTGAAAAAAGCCGGACTATCAATCAACGATATGGACGTTATTGAATCAAACGAAGCCTTTGCCGCTCAAGCACTTGCAGTATGCCGTGGTCTTGATTTGGATCCAGCCAAACCAAATCCAAATGGCGGGGCTATTGCATTAGGTCACCCAATTGGTGCATCAGGTGCGGTGATTGCGACTAAAGCCATCCACGAACTACAACGCGCACAAGGTCGTTATGCGCTTGTCACCATGTGTATTGGTGGTGGTCAAGGGATTGCGGTAATCTTCGAACGCATGTAATGCACAATTCTCTTTAATGTTATAAGCCCATATGCCTTGATGTATGGGCTTTTTTGTAGGTATCATTCACGTATAATGTCAAAAGTTAAGCTCATATGTCCTGCAATTTTTCTGTGCGTCCGATAACGGATCCTCACCTTATTCAAACTGATGTCCTGATCGTTCCTGCATCCTCAGATGAGCTTGCCAAGTTGCAACTCACAGCAACCAAACCCGATGCTATCACTAATGTGTTTAGACCTGATGGATGGCAAGCAAAATATGTGGTTTTGTGGCCCCAAGATAGGCATCAATCCAACGTAAGACCCCACCAATTTCGCAAAGCCCATGATGAGCTATTCAAGCATTTAGACACGCTTGATTTTGCAAAGGTCGCGTTCACTTGGCAATGGGTGGAAACTAATTGGCAACCGTATTTTTCTGCAAGAATTCTCGATTTACTCCAACGCACTTATGTGTTTCTCCAGTATAAGACCTCTCCGGTTTCTAAAAAGTCCATTACTTCCTTAGAGATTTATGCGGACGCAGTAAAGCAAGATACTGTCGCCAAAATTAAGGCAACGCATTTGGGGACGACTTGGTATCGCGATATTGCCAATCAGCCTGCAAATGTTTGTACGCCAGATTACTTAGCTGAAAAAGCACTGCAGTTGGCTCAAGAGTATCGAACGATTACGACACAAATTTTAGATGAAGAGGCGCTAGCAAAAGAAGGTATGGTCACGTACCTAGCCGTCAATCGCGCTTCGGCCCTACCTGCCTCGATGCCCATAATGCATTATCGCGGAGGCGTTCCGGGCGATGCACCAATTGTTTTGATTGGTAAAGGTGTAACGTTTGATACCGGTGGCATCAGTATTAAAACTGCCGCAAATATGCATGGCATGATTTACGATATGTGTGGCGCAGCGTGTATGTTGGGTGTGCTCAAGAGTGTTGCTGAGTTACAACTCCCACTTAATGTGACCGTCATATTGGCCACAGCAGAAAATCATGTTGATGGCAACGCCTATCGTCCAGGCGATATCTATCCAACGAAAGATGGGCAAACGGTAGAAATCATCAGTACCGATGCCGAAGGCCGACTATTATTATGTGAAGCCATGGCCTATGCCAGAACGCTTAAACCCAAAGTAATGATTGATTGTGCCACCTTAACCGGGGCTGCGATCACCAGCCTTGGGCACGTTTGTAGTGGTTTGATGGCTAATGATCAACAGCTCGCTAAAGACTTGATACAAGCAGGTCAGAGCTCGGCTGATTATGTTTGGCAGTTTCCACTTTGGGATGAATATATGCCGGATTTAGAAAGTGAGCACGCCGATTGGCGCAACTCTGGGCGCAATAGTCCGGGTATGATAACAGCCGGCATGTTTCTCAAAAACTTTGCCCACGATACCCCTTGGGCGCATTTAGATATAGCTGGTACGAGTTTTCATTATGGTACGCAAAACTCTACTACTGGACGCCCTTTGTATTTGTTACTAGAATACTTGAATAAGTTAAATGCATAAAGTCACAACTAAAGTTAATACTTTTCTCCTCCCTAAGTAGGATGGTGTTTTCATGTGTTAGGCATATAATCAATTTTACCGTTAATCAATTGTTAAAAAGGATTGCTACTATGTGGACAAAACCAGAATATACTGAAATGCGTCTAGGCTTTGAAGTAACTTTATACATCAGCAATCGCTAAGATTGATGAGTATTTAGAATTCGAAACAACAAAAGGTTGCTTAGGCAGCCTTTTTCATTTTTTTAATAAGAATAATCACGTATGCAAGTCTTAATATTAGGTGCAGGTGCTGGGGGCGGTTTTCCTCAGTGGAATTGTCACTGCGCAAATTGCTCTGGTCTGCGTCAAGGCCAATCTCATTTTCAAGAACGCACACAATCGAGTATTGCTGTATCGGTCAACGGCAAGGATTGGGTGCTCATTAATGCTTCTCCAGATTTACGCCAACAGATCAATGCCAATCCTGAATTATGGCCAGAAGAAGGTGTTCAGCGTGGTACGGCGATCCGCTCTATTATTCTGACGGATAGCCAAATTGACCATACCACTGGGTTATTAGATTTGCGCGAAGGCTTACCTCTACCCGTTTACTGTACAGAAGTGGTGCACGAGGATCTCACTACGACTTATCCATTATTTACCATGCTTAAACACTGGCATGGCGGATTAGAACAACACATTATCTCCACTGAGCACGATGATGGGTTTACAGTAAAAGGCGTACCTGAATTACTGTTTCAACCGGTGGTACTTGAATCCAATGCCCCGCCCTATTCTCGCTATCGCGATAACATTGTGCCGGGCAACAACATCGGCCTCAAAATCACCGATACCACTAATGGCAAAGTCGTGTTTTACGCGCCAGGTTGCATGCAAGCGAACGACTTAGTCAAAAATATGATGGCACAAGCCGATTGTGTTTTGTTTGATGGCACTTTGTGGCTAGATGATGAGATGATCGCAGGTGGCTTTAGCCAAAAACTGGGTACTCAAATGGGCCATATGCCAGTAAACGGTGAGCACGGTACGATCAATCTGCTCAATCAATATGATATACAACGCAAAGTACTGATCCACATCAATAATACCAACCCTGTTCTCAATGAACAGTCTGAGCAGCATTGTGCCCTAGTCTCACAAGGCATAGAATTGGCTTATGACGGCATGAAAATCAATTTATAAGGAAAAGACATGAGCAACACCACTGCATGGACAAGAGAAGAATTTGAAGCGCAACTTCGTGCGAAAGGTCAGTATTACCATATACATCACCCGTTTCATAAAAAAATGAACTCAGGTCAATGTACCAAAGCACAAGTGCAAGGTTGGGTGGCTAATCGCTTATATTATCAAATTGCTATTCCTGTAAAAGACGCAGGTATACTTGCAAACTGTCCTGACCAAGCCACGCGCCGCAAGTGGATCCAGCGCATCATCGACCACGATGGACGAGAAGGCGACGAAGGGCTAGGTGGCATAGAAGCTTGGTTACGTCTTGGCGAGGCCGTTGGTCTGACCCGTGAAGAATTATTGGATGAGCGACATTTGTTACCGGGTGTCAAATTTGCAGTGGGTGCTTATGTGAATTTTGCCCGTCGCGCAACCTGGGAAGAAGCGGCTTGTTCGTCTTTAACTGAGATGTTTGCACCAGAAATCCATCAAAGCCGCCTTGATACGTGGCCCGAACATTATGATTGGATTGATAAAGAAGGGTTTAAATATTTCCAAATGCGTCTCTCTCAAGCGCGGCGTGATGTTGAACACGGTCTTGAAATCACACTGGATCACTTTACAACTCGTCCTCAGCAAGAAAAAGCCCTGAATATTTTGCAATTCAAAATCGACGTATTGTGGTCACTTGCTGATGCCATCAGCTATGCGTATGATTACGGACAAGTACCGTATGTTGGCATCGCTGATCAATCCATCAGTCATAAAGGAATGCTATAAATGAGCACGTTATCCTTAAACCCCTTATATCGCTTGCAGTTTGAGAAAGCGCAAGATTGTTATGTGCTGCTGTTTCCAGAAGGTATGGTAAAATTAAACCCTTCTGCAGCTGAGATATTACTGCAAGTCGATGGAAACAAAGACGAAGCGGACATTGTTGCAGCTTTGCGTACAAAATTCCCTGACGCACCTGAAGATATGGACGCGGATGTCGCTGATTTTGTTGCTAAAGCGACTGAAAATAACTGGATCACTCATGGCTAAACCGCAACCAGGCCCCCCACTATGGTTACTTGCAGAAGTGACTTATGCATGCCCTTTGCACTGCCCCTACTGCTCCAATCCAACAGAGCTCGGCGATAAAAAGGATGAGATTGACACGCAAACTTGGCTCGATACTTTGAGTCAAGCACGGGAGCTGGGGGCTGTTCAGTTAGGCTTTTCCGGTGGTGAACCCTTGTTGCGCCAAGATTTAGAAATCATGGTCAAACACGCGTCTGACCTTGGCTTTTACACCAACCTCATAACCTCAGGTATTGGCTTAACCGAAAAACGTATTAAAGCATTAAAAGACGCCGGTCTGGCGCATATCCAGTTATCATTTCAAGGTGCTTCACCTGACATCAATGATTTGGTCGGTCAGCGCAAGCACTCATTTGAGCATAAACAAAAAATCGCTCGTCTCGTCAAACAATACGACTACCCTATGGTGCTGAACTTTTGTATCACAGCGACCAATATCCATGAGATCCAAGAAATATTAGAACTGGCGACCGAACTCAATGCTGACTTTGTTGAACTCGCAACTGTGCAATACTACGGCTGGGCGTATCTCAATCGCGATGAACTCCTGCCAACCAAAACGCAATTAGAAGAAGCAGAGGCCAAGGTCAATGCTTATCGCGATGCGCAAACGAGTGGGCCTAAGTTTATCTTTGTCACACCGGATTATTATGAAACTCGACCAAAAGCCTGCATGAATGGCTGGGGCTCGACGTTTCTTACCGTGACACCAGATGGAACAGCGTTGCCTTGCCACAGTGCTCGGATGCTGCCCTTACAATTCCCAAACGTGAAAGACACCTCTTTAGAAACCATTTGGTACGGTGAAACCGATTTTGGGTATTTTAGAGGCGATGATTGGATGCCATCACCTTGTAAAACGTGTGATGAAAAAGACAAAGACTTCGGTGGCTGTCGCTGTCAAGCCTACA encodes:
- the pqqA gene encoding pyrroloquinoline quinone precursor peptide PqqA, which encodes MWTKPEYTEMRLGFEVTLYISNR
- a CDS encoding DUF3307 domain-containing protein — translated: MLLLTSLLIAHFVADFYLQPHAWVMDKVQYREKSFGLFKHICVHILLTFSAIILSIATLSWEVWLGFAFIILSHYAIDIWKTYQSFQIKYFLIDQIGHYVVITGVTMWWLSLDSLTFHFPSFWFEAETWLAILASVLGFVFLYKPVALTQILVLNALTLDDNPNYQFDTRSIFRRGLVFVFSITLSVLFIIAETVIQLLESYYEYKQKNDVTLLRKRIAVIVFNTFCVALAYIYFKEVAV
- a CDS encoding AMP-binding protein → MPLDHTGITMTTELKTPLEMLYHWEQTAGNQIYLRQPINGVLKNFTWNDVGSQARKIAARLRAMELEPGSRICIFSKNCAEWFIIDLGIMLAGHVSVPIFPTAGKETVEYVLQHADVKLVFVGKFDAAEQSFNHIPDSVPSVILPYHDLKGTYTWTDYLNIEAISDNPKRDLDDLMTIIYTSGSTGQPKGVMHSYATICWAAQNSLHELSVDNNDRIMSYLPLAHITERVIIELSSFYSSAQIAFVESLDSFTRDVAAHRPTLFVSVPRLWTKFQMGVLAKMPQKKLDLLLKIPFLNNVIRKKITSALGIDQARAWASGSAPLAPATIRWFAKLGVNISEGWGMTENAAFGTAQLPFRADKIGTIGKAYTGVDIRLSEEGEIQVKAPCNMLGYYLEPEKTAETFTEDGYLRTGDKGEIDAEGYVRITGRLKEIFKTSKGKYVVPAPIEAKILENTNIEQVCVTGNNLPQPIALMVLSEEAAKHSQDQLRESFSATLEQVNATLESHMRLDHFVVLKEEWSIENELLTPTLKVKRHVLEERFKNLIESSHTDKVVFVS
- a CDS encoding leucyl aminopeptidase; this encodes MSCNFSVRPITDPHLIQTDVLIVPASSDELAKLQLTATKPDAITNVFRPDGWQAKYVVLWPQDRHQSNVRPHQFRKAHDELFKHLDTLDFAKVAFTWQWVETNWQPYFSARILDLLQRTYVFLQYKTSPVSKKSITSLEIYADAVKQDTVAKIKATHLGTTWYRDIANQPANVCTPDYLAEKALQLAQEYRTITTQILDEEALAKEGMVTYLAVNRASALPASMPIMHYRGGVPGDAPIVLIGKGVTFDTGGISIKTAANMHGMIYDMCGAACMLGVLKSVAELQLPLNVTVILATAENHVDGNAYRPGDIYPTKDGQTVEIISTDAEGRLLLCEAMAYARTLKPKVMIDCATLTGAAITSLGHVCSGLMANDQQLAKDLIQAGQSSADYVWQFPLWDEYMPDLESEHADWRNSGRNSPGMITAGMFLKNFAHDTPWAHLDIAGTSFHYGTQNSTTGRPLYLLLEYLNKLNA
- a CDS encoding Zn-dependent hydrolase, translating into MKFRITTLKASILSLYMLTGCQPASEPLVHSPAQDTSPTAQATTSQPQLLIDEARLNIYYPVDLIADLDHLSDNQKEMIGLLIDASEIMDDLFWQQAFGEDKEAFLAKLTDPRVKHFASINYGPWDRLNADKPFLAGYEAKSSGAQFYPADITKDELLNSSLGDKTGLYSVIERAENGELVAIPYHQKYATKLQQAASLLRQAAGLAEDPDFSNYLLLRADAFLSNQYQLSDLAWMDVKNNQIDVVIGPIETYEDQLLGARTSFESYVLIKDMAWSEKLAQFAQYLPELQRGLPVAEAYKAQMPGTNADLNAYDVIYYAGHSNAGSKTIAINLPNDEEVQLAKGTRRLQLKNAMRAKFDHILLPIADVLIVPEQRQHITFNAFFANTMFHEVAHGLGIKNVLNSDTTVREALQEHASALEEGKADILGLYMVEQLLEREVISEGVLEDYYVTFMAGIFRSIRFGASSAHGKANMVRFNYFAEKGAFTRNELGQYAVDMPKMREAVNTLSNLILTLQGDGNYAGVASLVAAKGVIGTQLQADLSRLTDANISVDIHFNQGKDILGLAK
- a CDS encoding S9 family peptidase; protein product: MPLTLSKLGALLVATAAMSVSAIAHEHGEHNHFTIEHLPKVQHAGNITVAPNGKLSAYTLSVPRDMTAGNKDGRADTHLYILDEKGTSRLFIGGEGSISSLSFNQTSDTLYFRAKRGDDKHTSLYAISVNGGEAYKMFGFETAIGDYEVVDDTLFFVAKAKDDAQDFKDKGFNAKVYEEDTRLNQLWSVSIKGGEATSIFSGGHVSDIDVSSDGEFVLAAVAPTNLVDDSLMERNIHTIQVSSGEITNTIDMPGKLGEFVLHSNDKDIAIIGGADISDSSDGVLMVAQADSAELTQLTADALQHIVDIAWKGRDILAVAHRGVESSVAVYDKKGKVKRTINTPEDIVVRSVAVGDDTVQLIADSPSHPRAVFAVNRNKARKVTQHNTWLNDIALAPQSTFMYEARDGEKVEGLLITPKGEAPEKGWPLILMVHGGPEAHYSDGWLTAYSMPGQYAAAKGYAVYYPNYRGSTGRGVAYAKQHQNDYAGKEFNDLVDGVDALAKAGIIDRDRVGITGGSYGGYASMWGATALTEHFAAAVAFVGISNQVSKFGTSDIPNEMHLVHSLKWPWEDNWMNLLERSPIFHAGKADTPILILHGEKDTRVHPSQSMELYRSIKVRTDTPVRLVFYPNEGHGNRHAAAQYDYALRLMRWMDTYLAEDATRQTAKPPFDLGLADKLKKED
- a CDS encoding acetyl-CoA C-acyltransferase family protein, whose translation is MSQNSVVVLSAVRSAIGTFNGSLKGIEPAELAGQVLKQGIEKSGVDAEKYQSIVVGNCIPTESRFPYVARVASIQAGMSLDSTAMALNRLCSSGLQAVVSSAQGIMLGDHELAIGGGVENMTRGGYLSPALRNGARMGDTQMIDMMVAALTDPFGVGHMGITAENLADKWELSREAQDAFAAESHKRAAAAVEAGYFKDQIVPVELKSRKGSTFFDTDEHIKPATTAESLAGMRPAFKKDGTVTAGNASGINDGASFLTLASENYANRNNLQPMARMVSYAVAGVPNHIMGEGPIPASIEALKKAGLSINDMDVIESNEAFAAQALAVCRGLDLDPAKPNPNGGAIALGHPIGASGAVIATKAIHELQRAQGRYALVTMCIGGGQGIAVIFERM